In Bosea sp. PAMC 26642, the DNA window GCAGCACATCTTTCCAGCCGAGCCAGGTCATTTGCCACGGCCACACAGCGGCACGACCGCGCGCAACCTCCTCGGAAGGTCGCGACAGACGCTTCGAGATGACCTCGTAGAAATATCCCAACGCAACCCCTGCGCCGGCTGCGCCCGTGATCCGTTTCAGGAATGCCATCGGCAGGAATCCGTCAGAATGACCGTGTCGACCGTCGTGCTGTCCGTCATATCGCGTTGGGACGCCAGCGTGGCGGCAACACCCCGCCGTCCATCTTTGTTCCCGCCGCCCGCGACGGATGCCCGTGTTTAGACGTTTGTTAACCTTAACGCTTTCTTCTGATCGTGAACTAGTCCGATGCCGGCGCGCGGCAAGCCCCGCCGATACAGCAGTGGCCGTACGGACCGCCTGACAGATCTTGCGAGAGCAGTGACCGCCATGAAGATCGCCCTGAAAGCCAGCTTGGCCGGCCTCCTGTTCGCGGGCGCGGCTGCGGCCGGAGACCTGCCTTCGGGCAGGTCGCTGCCTCCCATCCCCGAATTGCCCTCCTTCTACTCCTGGACGGGTTTCTATGTCGGCGGTCAGGCCGGCTATTCCTGGGAGCGCGACCGGATCCAGGAGTTTGCCGCACCGAGCCGTTTCGCGACGGGCTTCGGTGCACGCTTTTCTTCCGACACGGCGCTGGGCGGCGGCCATGCCGGCTTCAACTACCAGATGGGGTCCATCGTGATCGGCGTGGAAGGCGATGTCGAGGCGGTGAACGCGCAGGGCAGCTTCTCGGACGCGCTTGGCGTCGGCGCGACCCGGCGTGACTGGCAGGCGTCGCTGCGCGGGCGCATCGGCTATGCCTTCGACCGGATGCTGGTCTATGGCACGGCCGGCGCATCCTTCACCGAATTCGCATTCTCCTATCGCAACGGCGTGACTGGGCTCGCTGAGCGGCTGCAGGCCTCGAAGACCGGCTGGACCGCCGGCATCGGCATCGCCTACGCCTTCACCGACGCGGTGATCGGCAGCATCGAATATCGCTATACGGATTACGGCCGCTTCGACCATGTCGGGCAGGGCGCCTTCGCCGGCCTGATCGGCGAGCAGGAACCGGCGATGCAGGCGGTGCGCGCCAGCCTGAGCTACAAGTTCTGAGCTAGAACCCCGTGCGCTGGCGGATGGCTGCGGCGAGCGTTCCATCGTCGAGATAGTCGAGTTCGCCGCCCACCGGCACCCCATGGGCGAGCTTCGTCACCCTGATCGGGAGGTGGGCGAGCCGGTC includes these proteins:
- a CDS encoding outer membrane protein, encoding MKIALKASLAGLLFAGAAAAGDLPSGRSLPPIPELPSFYSWTGFYVGGQAGYSWERDRIQEFAAPSRFATGFGARFSSDTALGGGHAGFNYQMGSIVIGVEGDVEAVNAQGSFSDALGVGATRRDWQASLRGRIGYAFDRMLVYGTAGASFTEFAFSYRNGVTGLAERLQASKTGWTAGIGIAYAFTDAVIGSIEYRYTDYGRFDHVGQGAFAGLIGEQEPAMQAVRASLSYKF